A single region of the Paraburkholderia sprentiae WSM5005 genome encodes:
- a CDS encoding VOC family protein: MTALTSQSLSLDHLVVSARTLDEGVQYVADTLGVAPSGGGAHPLMRTHNRLLGLWGGVYLEVIAIDPRAAADTIDGTAPRPRLFALDDPATQARLENGPYLSHWVARVERPRHLATWQAQYPQRIAPVVPMTRGDFTWGLTVPDDGSFPAWQGAGDGVLPSLIQWDSTRHPSQLLAPTQLALKALKAAHPRPELIGEQLRWLGAAHLLDVRATDGAAALVAEFETPEGLRTLG, encoded by the coding sequence ATGACAGCCCTGACATCCCAATCGCTCAGCCTCGATCATCTGGTAGTCTCCGCGCGCACGCTGGACGAAGGCGTCCAGTACGTCGCCGATACGCTCGGCGTCGCACCATCTGGCGGCGGCGCGCATCCGCTCATGCGCACCCATAACCGCCTGCTCGGCCTGTGGGGTGGCGTCTATCTGGAAGTCATCGCGATCGATCCGCGTGCCGCGGCCGACACCATCGACGGCACCGCACCGCGCCCGCGCTTGTTCGCGCTCGACGACCCCGCGACCCAGGCGCGACTCGAAAACGGGCCGTATCTGTCGCATTGGGTCGCGCGCGTCGAGCGGCCGAGGCATCTCGCGACGTGGCAGGCGCAGTATCCGCAGCGCATCGCACCGGTCGTGCCGATGACGCGCGGCGATTTCACGTGGGGCCTGACAGTGCCCGACGACGGGTCGTTCCCCGCCTGGCAAGGCGCTGGCGACGGCGTGCTGCCATCGCTGATCCAGTGGGACTCGACGCGTCATCCGTCGCAGTTGCTCGCGCCGACGCAACTCGCGCTGAAGGCATTGAAAGCCGCGCATCCACGGCCGGAGTTGATCGGCGAACAACTGCGCTGGCTCGGCGCCGCGCATCTGCTCGACGTAAGGGCGACCGACGGTGCCGCGGCGCTCGTCGCCGAATTTGAAACACCCGAGGGACTGCGAACCCTCGGATAA
- a CDS encoding aminotransferase-like domain-containing protein, which yields MSVPLAQIPAPHNTASLTLVEQLVQWARRRIEERVFRPGMRMPSIRKLALDKGVSRFTVVEAYERLVAQGFLESRRGSGFYVRERQGGAATLSELRPRAEALPAPANIDVVWLLRNMLHTGARPERSPGLGYLPARWLDGDLITNALRTLGRQSGMQMLGIGTAQGFLPLRQQLQTRLEELEIGASPEQIVMVSGITQAIDLISRIYVKPGDAVIVGDPAWFQMFGCFASQGARLVGMPYTPEGPDLDTLEALVQQWRPKMLVVNSVLQNPTGTSLTAAQAFRILRLAEAYDFIVVEDDIYGDLCPPGYPGTRLASLDQLKRVIYLGSFSKTLAPNLRVGFIACAPEVAMVLSNQKMLVGMTSPELNERVIYKILTEGHYRRHVERIRARLDGVREKAVRMIEKTGMKLFLTPTAGMFLWADTGVDAGALAAAGHEAGYLLTPGGLFSPQQSPSTWMRFNIANCGDPELPAFLSRYLDGVARRAS from the coding sequence ATGTCCGTCCCCCTTGCTCAGATTCCCGCCCCGCACAACACCGCGTCGCTGACGCTGGTCGAACAGCTGGTCCAATGGGCGCGACGCCGCATCGAGGAGCGCGTGTTCCGCCCCGGCATGCGGATGCCGTCGATCCGTAAGCTTGCGCTCGACAAGGGCGTGTCGCGCTTCACGGTGGTCGAGGCCTACGAGCGGCTCGTCGCCCAGGGGTTTCTCGAGTCGCGGCGCGGCTCCGGCTTTTACGTGCGCGAGCGCCAGGGCGGCGCGGCGACGCTCTCCGAGCTGCGCCCGCGCGCCGAGGCGCTGCCCGCGCCGGCCAATATCGACGTGGTCTGGCTGCTGCGCAATATGCTGCACACGGGCGCGCGGCCCGAGCGCAGCCCCGGGCTCGGCTATCTGCCGGCGCGCTGGCTCGACGGCGACCTGATCACCAACGCGCTGCGCACGCTCGGCCGGCAAAGCGGCATGCAGATGCTCGGCATCGGCACCGCGCAAGGTTTCCTGCCGCTGCGCCAGCAGTTGCAGACGCGGCTCGAGGAACTGGAGATCGGCGCGTCGCCCGAGCAGATCGTGATGGTGTCGGGCATCACGCAGGCGATCGACCTCATTTCGCGCATCTACGTGAAGCCGGGCGATGCGGTGATCGTCGGCGATCCGGCGTGGTTTCAAATGTTCGGCTGCTTCGCGTCGCAGGGCGCGCGGCTCGTCGGCATGCCGTACACGCCGGAGGGCCCCGATCTCGACACGCTCGAAGCGCTGGTCCAGCAATGGCGGCCCAAAATGCTGGTGGTCAACTCGGTGCTGCAGAACCCGACCGGCACGTCGCTCACGGCAGCGCAGGCGTTTCGCATCCTGCGGCTTGCCGAGGCGTACGACTTCATCGTCGTCGAGGACGATATCTACGGCGACCTGTGCCCGCCCGGCTACCCGGGCACGCGGCTCGCGAGCCTCGATCAGTTGAAGCGCGTGATCTACCTGGGCAGCTTCTCGAAGACACTGGCGCCGAACCTGCGCGTTGGTTTCATCGCGTGCGCGCCGGAAGTCGCGATGGTGCTCAGCAATCAGAAGATGCTGGTCGGCATGACGAGCCCCGAGTTGAACGAGCGCGTGATCTACAAGATTCTGACCGAGGGCCACTACCGGCGGCACGTCGAGCGCATCCGGGCGCGGCTCGACGGCGTGCGCGAGAAGGCCGTGCGGATGATCGAGAAGACTGGCATGAAGCTGTTCCTGACGCCGACGGCCGGCATGTTCCTGTGGGCCGACACCGGCGTCGACGCGGGCGCGCTCGCCGCGGCCGGGCACGAAGCCGGTTATCTGCTGACGCCGGGCGGCCTGTTTTCGCCGCAGCAGTCGCCGAGCACGTGGATGCGCTTCAATATCGCCAATTGCGGCGATCCCGAGCTGCCGGCGTTTCTCAGCCGGTATCTCGACGGCGTCGCGCGCCGCGCCTCTTGA
- the htpG gene encoding molecular chaperone HtpG, which translates to MAQETMSFQAEVKQLLQLMIHSLYSNKEIFLRELISNASDAADKLRFEAIENSALYENDPNLRIRVSYDKAARTVTIDDNGIGMSRDETIGHLGTIARSGTKEFFGKLSGDQQKDAALIGQFGVGFYSGFIVADKITVETRRAGLPASEGVRWESAGEGDFAVETIERAARGTTITLHLRADEDELLSSYRLKSIIQKYSDHVALPILMEKEEWDAEKSEMVTKDEDETVNQASALWTRSKNDITDDQYKQFYQHISHDHQDPLTWTHNRVEGRSEYTQLLYVPAHAPFDLWNREQRGGLKLYVKRVFIMDDAEQLLPTYLRFVKGVVDSADLPLNVSREILQESRDVKAIREGVTKRALSMLEELANSDNDADKEKYAGFWKEFGQVLKEGVGEDFANRERIAKLLRFATTHTGTAEQTVSLADYVARMKPEQTKIYYVTADTWQAASNSPHLEVFRKKGVEVLLLTDRVDEWMLSFLNEFDGKPLQSVARGDLDLGALNDEEKQAQEKIGEAFKPLVDKMKEALKDKAKDVRLTFRLTDSPSCLVADDGEMSGYLQRMLKAAGQQAPEFHPILEVNPEHALVKGLHADSANFDDWCHLLFDQALLAEGGALEDPASFVKRTNALLLSRAG; encoded by the coding sequence ATGGCACAAGAAACCATGAGCTTTCAGGCAGAAGTGAAGCAGCTTCTGCAACTGATGATCCATTCGCTGTACAGCAACAAGGAAATCTTTCTGCGCGAGCTGATTTCGAACGCGTCCGACGCGGCCGACAAGCTGCGCTTCGAGGCGATCGAAAACAGCGCGCTGTACGAGAACGATCCGAACCTGCGAATTCGCGTGTCATATGACAAGGCCGCGCGCACCGTCACGATCGACGATAACGGCATCGGCATGAGCCGCGACGAAACGATCGGGCACCTTGGCACGATCGCGCGTTCGGGCACCAAGGAGTTCTTCGGCAAGCTGTCGGGCGACCAGCAGAAGGACGCGGCGTTGATCGGCCAGTTTGGCGTCGGCTTCTACTCGGGCTTCATCGTCGCGGACAAGATCACCGTGGAGACACGCCGCGCCGGTTTGCCGGCCTCGGAAGGCGTGCGCTGGGAAAGCGCGGGCGAGGGCGATTTCGCGGTCGAGACGATCGAGCGCGCCGCGCGCGGCACGACCATCACGCTGCATCTGCGTGCCGATGAAGACGAGCTGCTGTCGTCGTATCGGCTGAAGTCGATCATCCAGAAGTACTCGGATCACGTCGCGCTGCCGATCCTGATGGAGAAGGAAGAGTGGGACGCGGAAAAGAGCGAGATGGTCACGAAGGACGAGGACGAGACCGTCAATCAGGCGAGCGCGCTGTGGACCCGTTCGAAGAACGACATCACCGACGATCAATACAAGCAGTTCTACCAGCACATCTCGCACGACCATCAGGATCCGCTGACGTGGACGCATAACCGCGTCGAAGGCCGCAGCGAATACACGCAGCTGCTGTACGTGCCCGCGCACGCACCGTTCGATCTGTGGAACCGCGAGCAGCGCGGCGGACTGAAGCTGTATGTGAAGCGCGTGTTCATCATGGACGACGCCGAGCAACTGCTGCCCACGTATCTGCGTTTCGTAAAGGGCGTCGTCGATTCGGCCGATCTGCCGCTCAACGTGTCGCGCGAAATCTTGCAGGAAAGCCGCGACGTGAAGGCGATCCGCGAAGGCGTGACGAAGCGCGCGCTGTCGATGCTCGAGGAACTCGCGAACTCGGATAACGACGCCGACAAGGAAAAGTACGCGGGCTTCTGGAAAGAATTCGGCCAGGTGCTGAAGGAAGGCGTCGGCGAGGATTTCGCCAATCGCGAGCGCATCGCGAAGCTGCTGCGGTTTGCGACGACCCATACCGGAACGGCTGAGCAGACCGTGTCGCTGGCCGACTACGTCGCTCGCATGAAGCCCGAGCAGACGAAGATCTACTACGTGACCGCCGATACGTGGCAGGCCGCGTCGAACAGCCCGCATCTCGAAGTGTTCCGCAAGAAGGGCGTGGAAGTGCTGCTGCTGACCGATCGCGTCGATGAATGGATGCTGTCGTTCCTCAACGAATTCGACGGCAAGCCGCTGCAAAGCGTGGCGCGCGGCGACCTCGATCTCGGTGCGCTGAACGACGAGGAAAAACAGGCGCAGGAGAAGATCGGCGAAGCGTTCAAGCCGCTCGTCGACAAGATGAAGGAAGCGCTGAAGGACAAGGCGAAGGACGTGCGTCTGACATTCCGCCTGACCGACTCGCCCTCGTGCCTCGTCGCCGACGACGGCGAAATGAGCGGCTACCTGCAGCGCATGCTGAAGGCCGCGGGCCAGCAGGCGCCGGAGTTTCATCCGATTCTCGAAGTGAATCCCGAGCACGCGCTCGTGAAAGGTCTGCATGCCGATAGCGCGAATTTCGACGACTGGTGCCATCTGTTGTTCGATCAGGCGCTGCTCGCCGAAGGCGGCGCGCTGGAAGATCCGGCGAGCTTCGTGAAGCGGACCAATGCGTTGTTGTTGTCGCGCGCGGGTTGA
- a CDS encoding chorismate--pyruvate lyase family protein: MPIRFDPAGGPWRVAPLPSFSAAEKDWLTRGGSLTAHLRALGAVAVRVTRETVALPWPDEAAALGLAPRAPVWVREVVLSVDGVPFVAAHSVTPRAASVGIWQATRRLRTRPLAELLYSDSSVARSSLVSRRVATRHRLYRLAARAIGGGARHAPHALVARRSVFERHGAPLMVTECMLPALWEHLRALDAAARARFAGSGAAHVALARIREHGRALDHTASRAHAAARTSDDRSR; the protein is encoded by the coding sequence ATGCCTATCCGTTTCGATCCCGCCGGCGGCCCTTGGCGCGTCGCGCCTTTGCCTAGTTTCAGCGCCGCCGAGAAAGACTGGCTGACCCGTGGCGGTTCACTGACCGCGCATCTGCGCGCGCTCGGCGCGGTCGCGGTGCGCGTGACGCGCGAAACCGTCGCGCTGCCGTGGCCCGACGAAGCCGCCGCGCTCGGACTCGCGCCGCGCGCGCCGGTGTGGGTGCGCGAAGTGGTGCTGTCGGTCGATGGCGTGCCGTTCGTCGCCGCGCATAGCGTGACGCCGCGCGCCGCGAGCGTCGGCATCTGGCAGGCGACGCGGCGGCTGCGCACGCGGCCGCTCGCCGAGTTGCTGTATAGCGATAGCAGTGTCGCGCGCTCGTCGCTGGTGAGCCGCAGGGTGGCGACGCGGCATCGGTTGTATCGGCTGGCCGCGCGTGCAATCGGCGGCGGCGCCCGGCATGCGCCGCATGCGCTGGTCGCGCGACGCTCGGTGTTCGAGCGGCATGGTGCGCCGTTGATGGTGACGGAGTGCATGTTGCCGGCATTGTGGGAGCATCTGCGTGCGTTGGACGCGGCCGCTCGTGCGCGATTCGCCGGGTCCGGCGCGGCGCATGTCGCGCTAGCGCGGATCCGCGAGCACGGCCGTGCGCTCGATCACACCGCGTCGCGCGCGCATGCGGCGGCGCGCACGTCGGACGATCGGAGCCGCTGA
- a CDS encoding DNA-deoxyinosine glycosylase, translating to MLRGFPPVVASDTHTLILGSFPGEASLAAAQYYAHPRNQFWRLLGAVLGEPELYGLAYEARLERVLTHGIGIWDVLAACHREGSLDSAIRHANPNDFDALREHAPLLKKVCFNGKTAGRFATVIGAAGYETLVLPSSSPANAMLSFDQKLAFWQGIRG from the coding sequence ATGTTGCGCGGCTTTCCCCCGGTCGTCGCGTCCGACACGCACACGCTGATACTCGGCAGTTTTCCCGGCGAAGCGTCGCTGGCAGCGGCGCAGTATTACGCGCATCCGCGCAACCAGTTCTGGCGCCTGCTCGGCGCGGTGCTTGGCGAGCCGGAACTATACGGGCTCGCGTATGAGGCGCGGCTCGAACGCGTGCTGACGCACGGCATCGGCATCTGGGACGTGCTCGCCGCCTGCCATCGCGAAGGCAGTCTCGATTCGGCGATTCGCCACGCGAACCCGAACGATTTCGATGCGCTGCGCGAGCATGCGCCGCTGCTGAAAAAGGTGTGCTTCAACGGCAAGACGGCAGGGCGGTTTGCAACAGTGATCGGGGCTGCCGGGTATGAAACGCTCGTGCTGCCGTCTTCGAGTCCGGCGAATGCAATGCTTTCTTTCGATCAGAAGCTGGCCTTTTGGCAGGGAATCCGCGGCTGA
- a CDS encoding GNAT family N-acetyltransferase → MDLRAARQTPPIVREAVLPADTHNLVAVIREYVRWLDMDLSYRGFDAEMDAFERVYTLPSGMFFVADAGGELAGCVGLLRHTAETAEVKRLYVREAFRGMSLGEALVTSVIRKAKTLGFSTLVLDSVPQTGFAQRIYERSGFVDIAPYYENPVEGTRFLGLAL, encoded by the coding sequence ATGGATCTGAGAGCCGCCAGGCAAACGCCGCCGATCGTCCGCGAAGCGGTTTTGCCCGCCGATACCCACAACCTCGTCGCCGTGATTCGCGAGTATGTCCGCTGGCTGGATATGGATCTGTCGTACCGTGGATTCGACGCCGAAATGGACGCGTTCGAACGCGTTTATACCTTGCCATCCGGCATGTTCTTCGTCGCCGACGCCGGCGGCGAGCTCGCCGGTTGCGTGGGCCTGCTTCGTCATACCGCCGAGACCGCGGAAGTCAAACGGCTCTATGTTCGCGAAGCATTCAGAGGGATGTCTCTGGGAGAAGCGCTGGTCACGTCGGTGATCCGCAAGGCAAAGACCTTGGGCTTCTCGACGCTGGTGCTCGACTCGGTTCCGCAAACCGGTTTCGCCCAGCGCATTTACGAGCGATCGGGGTTCGTCGACATCGCGCCCTACTACGAAAATCCCGTCGAGGGCACGCGCTTTCTTGGGCTCGCGCTTTGA
- a CDS encoding cupin domain-containing protein, giving the protein MHTDSQLAPEQRGQYRTINLLDKIRQIDGHWQPRVVAEMNDYQFKVVKIVGDFLWHQHADTDETFIVLEGRLRIDFRDRSIDLSPGELAVVPKGVEHKPFAESEVKLLLIEPRGVVNTGDTTNERTAENDVWI; this is encoded by the coding sequence ATGCACACCGATTCCCAGCTGGCACCCGAGCAACGGGGCCAATATAGAACCATCAATCTGCTCGACAAGATCCGCCAGATCGACGGTCACTGGCAGCCGCGCGTCGTTGCGGAAATGAACGACTATCAGTTCAAGGTCGTGAAGATAGTCGGCGATTTCCTCTGGCACCAGCATGCCGACACCGACGAGACGTTCATCGTCCTCGAAGGCCGCTTGCGCATCGACTTCCGTGACCGCTCGATCGACCTGTCGCCGGGAGAACTGGCTGTGGTGCCGAAGGGAGTCGAGCACAAGCCGTTTGCCGAGTCCGAAGTCAAGCTGCTGCTGATCGAACCGCGCGGCGTCGTCAACACCGGCGATACGACCAACGAAAGAACGGCCGAAAACGACGTATGGATCTGA
- a CDS encoding AraC family transcriptional regulator, producing MDGDIGQLQSDWISRSEPIGGVERIEAFFHGNAYSMHRHDTYAIGLTLAGVQCFHYQRGLRTSLPGQTMVLHPDEAHDGQAGTDDGFRYQMIYVQPAAIQQVLGGQALPFIEGGVTNDPRLFEATKSALRQMRGDAEPLERDDALAGLALALNHASGARSTRKSADFAAAQRAREYLHASCTRAVTLDELAAVSGQDRWNLSRDFRTFYGTSPYHYLVMRRLEAARAMMLRGVCLADTAAAAGFADQSHMTRHFRHAYGIPPARWLAMISDRRTR from the coding sequence ATGGACGGCGACATCGGCCAGCTCCAATCCGACTGGATTTCCCGTTCGGAACCCATCGGCGGAGTGGAACGCATCGAAGCGTTTTTCCACGGCAACGCATACTCCATGCATCGGCACGACACCTACGCGATCGGCCTGACGCTCGCCGGCGTCCAGTGCTTCCATTACCAGCGCGGCTTGCGCACCAGCCTGCCCGGACAGACCATGGTGCTGCATCCCGACGAAGCGCACGACGGTCAGGCCGGCACGGACGACGGCTTTCGTTATCAGATGATTTACGTGCAGCCCGCCGCCATCCAGCAAGTGCTCGGTGGCCAGGCACTGCCGTTCATCGAAGGCGGTGTCACGAACGATCCGCGCCTGTTCGAGGCGACGAAAAGCGCGCTGCGCCAGATGCGCGGCGACGCGGAGCCGCTCGAACGCGACGACGCCCTCGCCGGTCTCGCGCTCGCGCTGAATCATGCGTCGGGCGCGCGATCGACGCGCAAATCCGCCGATTTCGCCGCGGCGCAGCGCGCGCGGGAATATCTGCATGCGTCGTGCACCCGCGCCGTCACGCTCGATGAACTCGCCGCCGTCAGCGGACAGGATCGCTGGAACCTGTCTCGAGATTTCAGGACCTTTTACGGCACCAGTCCCTATCACTACCTGGTGATGCGCCGGCTCGAAGCGGCGCGCGCGATGATGCTGCGCGGCGTTTGCCTCGCGGACACCGCGGCGGCCGCCGGCTTCGCGGACCAGAGCCACATGACCCGACATTTTCGCCACGCATACGGCATCCCTCCGGCACGCTGGCTCGCGATGATCAGCGATCGGCGCACCCGCTAG
- a CDS encoding NADP-dependent isocitrate dehydrogenase: MTTQRPTIIYTLTDEAPLLATAAFLPIIRSFTAPAGIEVQTSDISVAGRILGEFPECLTEAQRVPDNLAELGRLTSLPDTNIIKLPNISASVPQLTSAIRELQAKGYKVPDYPEDPKTDEQKAIRQRYSKCLGSAVNPVLREGNSDRRAPAAVKNYARKHPHSMAEWSMASRTHVAHMRHGDFYHGEKSMTLDRARDVKMELVTKHGKTIVLKPKVALQDGEIIDSMFMSRKALLAFYEEQMEDARKTGMMLSLHVKATMMKVSHPIVFGHAVKVFYKNAFAKHGKLFDELGVNVNNGLANLYEKLETLPESQREEVIRDLHACHEHRPELAMVDSAKGISNLHAPNDVIVDASMPAMIRLGGKMYGADGRPKDTKAVIPESTFARIYQEMINFCKTNGAFDPVTMGTVPNVGLMAQKAEEYGSHDKTFEVPEDGEARIVDLASGEVLLTQNVEQGDIWRMCEVKDAAIRDWVKLAVTRVRNSGTPAVFWLDPYRPHEAELIRKVETYLKDYDTTGLDIQIMSQVRAMRYTLERVVRGLDTISVTGNILRDYLTDLFPIMELGTSAKMLSIVPLMAGGGMYETGAGGSAPKHVKQLVEENHLRWDSLGEFLALAASLEELGIKTGNDKAKILAKTLDTATGKLLDNNRSPSPKTGELDNRGSQFYLAMYWAQELAAQTDDAALAAQFAPLATQLTANEQVIVAELASVQGAPADIGGYYMPDADKLDEVMRPSRTFNEALKAVHVA; this comes from the coding sequence ATGACGACCCAGCGACCGACCATCATCTACACCCTCACCGACGAGGCCCCGCTGCTCGCGACCGCCGCGTTCCTGCCAATCATCCGGAGCTTCACGGCGCCGGCCGGCATCGAGGTGCAGACCAGCGACATTTCGGTCGCGGGCCGCATCCTCGGCGAGTTCCCCGAGTGTCTGACCGAAGCGCAACGGGTGCCCGACAACCTCGCGGAACTCGGTCGCCTGACGTCGTTGCCCGACACCAACATCATCAAGCTGCCCAACATCAGCGCATCGGTGCCGCAACTGACGAGCGCGATCAGGGAACTGCAGGCGAAAGGCTACAAGGTGCCCGACTATCCGGAAGATCCAAAGACGGACGAACAGAAGGCGATCCGTCAACGCTACTCGAAGTGTCTCGGCAGCGCGGTGAACCCGGTGCTACGCGAAGGCAATTCGGACCGTCGCGCGCCGGCCGCGGTGAAGAACTACGCGCGCAAGCATCCGCACAGCATGGCCGAATGGAGCATGGCGTCGCGCACGCACGTCGCGCACATGCGGCACGGCGACTTCTATCACGGTGAAAAATCGATGACGCTCGACCGCGCGCGCGACGTGAAGATGGAACTCGTCACGAAGCACGGCAAGACGATCGTGCTGAAGCCGAAGGTCGCGCTGCAGGACGGCGAGATCATCGACAGCATGTTCATGAGCAGGAAGGCGCTGCTCGCGTTCTATGAAGAGCAGATGGAAGACGCGCGCAAAACCGGCATGATGCTGTCGCTGCACGTGAAGGCGACGATGATGAAGGTGTCGCACCCAATCGTCTTCGGCCACGCGGTGAAGGTGTTCTACAAGAACGCGTTCGCGAAGCACGGCAAGCTGTTCGACGAACTCGGCGTGAACGTCAACAACGGACTCGCCAATCTTTACGAGAAGCTCGAGACGCTGCCGGAATCGCAGCGCGAGGAAGTCATCCGCGACCTGCACGCGTGCCACGAACATCGTCCGGAATTGGCGATGGTCGATTCGGCGAAGGGCATCTCGAACCTGCATGCGCCGAACGACGTGATCGTCGACGCGTCGATGCCGGCGATGATCCGCCTCGGCGGCAAGATGTATGGCGCCGACGGTCGTCCGAAAGATACCAAGGCGGTGATCCCCGAGAGCACCTTCGCGCGTATCTACCAGGAGATGATCAACTTCTGCAAGACCAACGGCGCGTTCGATCCGGTCACGATGGGCACCGTGCCGAACGTCGGCCTGATGGCGCAGAAGGCGGAAGAATACGGCTCGCACGACAAGACCTTCGAAGTGCCCGAGGACGGCGAGGCGCGCATCGTCGATCTCGCGAGCGGCGAGGTGCTGCTCACGCAGAACGTCGAGCAGGGCGACATCTGGCGCATGTGCGAGGTGAAGGACGCGGCGATCCGCGATTGGGTCAAACTCGCGGTCACGCGCGTGCGCAATTCCGGCACGCCCGCGGTGTTCTGGCTCGATCCGTATCGTCCGCACGAAGCGGAGCTGATCAGGAAGGTCGAGACCTACCTGAAGGATTACGACACCACGGGTCTCGACATCCAGATCATGTCGCAGGTACGCGCGATGCGTTACACGCTCGAGCGCGTGGTGCGCGGGCTCGATACGATCTCGGTCACCGGCAACATCCTGCGCGATTATCTGACCGACCTGTTCCCGATCATGGAGCTTGGCACCAGCGCGAAGATGCTGTCGATCGTGCCGTTGATGGCGGGCGGCGGCATGTACGAGACCGGCGCGGGCGGTTCGGCGCCGAAGCACGTCAAGCAGCTCGTCGAAGAGAACCATCTGCGCTGGGACTCGCTGGGCGAATTTCTCGCGCTCGCGGCGTCGCTCGAAGAACTGGGCATCAAGACCGGCAACGACAAAGCGAAGATCCTCGCGAAGACGCTCGACACCGCGACCGGCAAGCTGCTCGACAACAACCGCAGCCCGAGCCCGAAGACCGGCGAGCTCGACAATCGCGGCAGCCAGTTCTATCTGGCGATGTACTGGGCACAGGAGCTGGCCGCGCAAACGGACGATGCGGCGCTCGCCGCGCAGTTCGCGCCGCTCGCGACGCAACTGACCGCCAACGAGCAGGTGATTGTCGCGGAGCTGGCCTCGGTGCAGGGCGCGCCCGCGGACATCGGCGGCTATTACATGCCGGACGCCGACAAGCTCGATGAGGTGATGCGGCCGAGCCGCACCTTCAACGAGGCGCTGAAGGCGGTTCACGTCGCGTAA
- a CDS encoding OmpA/MotB family protein → MQTTSGTKRLASGADDHAEPGGEGTEGGRWLISYADLITTMMVLFLALYALQLAKSRQLELRYQTLETQTAQHSVPAPAGGAQQDAHKQLSALLDALREKGLITVTEVPHGVEIAVNAKILFNAGDARLLPDSFEVLNQIAQVLQKDSTGNVLVEGHTDSVPISTAKYASNWELSSARAGAVVRYLVERGIEPHRLAAIGRADNFPLIAGDDAAARAANRRVAIVVQY, encoded by the coding sequence ATGCAAACGACGTCTGGCACCAAGCGCCTCGCCAGCGGCGCGGACGATCACGCCGAACCCGGCGGCGAAGGCACCGAGGGCGGCCGCTGGCTGATCTCGTACGCGGACCTCATCACGACGATGATGGTGCTGTTCCTCGCGCTGTATGCGTTGCAGTTGGCGAAATCGAGGCAACTCGAGCTCAGGTATCAGACGCTCGAAACACAAACGGCGCAGCACAGCGTGCCCGCACCGGCAGGCGGCGCCCAACAGGATGCGCATAAGCAACTGAGCGCATTGCTCGATGCGCTGCGCGAGAAAGGGCTGATCACGGTGACGGAGGTGCCGCACGGCGTCGAAATCGCCGTCAACGCGAAGATCCTGTTCAACGCCGGCGACGCGCGGCTGCTGCCCGATTCGTTCGAGGTACTGAATCAGATCGCGCAGGTACTGCAAAAGGATTCGACGGGGAATGTGCTCGTCGAAGGACATACCGACAGTGTGCCGATTTCGACCGCGAAGTATGCGTCCAACTGGGAGCTGTCGTCGGCTCGCGCCGGAGCGGTGGTCAGGTATCTGGTCGAGCGTGGGATCGAACCGCATCGGCTGGCCGCGATCGGGCGGGCGGACAATTTCCCGCTGATCGCGGGCGATGATGCCGCCGCGCGAGCGGCGAATCGGCGGGTCGCGATCGTCGTGCAGTACTGA
- a CDS encoding flagellar motor protein translates to MDLLTLFGVLFGGAAIVFGFALEGGHFLTLFQYEAFVIVLGGTLGAVMIQNTWARFFDAVKLLGLAFTRARQVDRKSLSDLLEWGDQAKLNGLLAFESMDVSGIHPFARRGLELLANGVSTAVLEDALQRELDAYARNHMAAARVWQQAGGYAPTFGILGSVLGLIQVTNHILDPAQLGSGIATAFVATLYGLALANLVFLPLYGKLQAQVDSEVRFRRLYLDGLLAISRKESPHTIETRLTGEVRGRAAESLA, encoded by the coding sequence ATGGATCTGTTGACGTTATTCGGTGTGCTGTTCGGTGGAGCGGCAATCGTTTTTGGCTTCGCGCTCGAAGGCGGGCATTTTCTGACGCTGTTCCAGTACGAGGCGTTCGTCATCGTGCTCGGCGGCACGCTCGGCGCGGTGATGATCCAGAACACGTGGGCACGTTTTTTCGACGCGGTGAAGCTGCTCGGCCTCGCGTTCACGCGCGCACGGCAGGTGGACCGGAAGAGCCTGTCGGATCTGCTCGAATGGGGTGACCAGGCGAAGCTCAACGGCCTGCTCGCGTTCGAATCGATGGATGTCAGCGGCATTCATCCGTTCGCCAGACGCGGGCTCGAACTGCTCGCGAACGGCGTATCGACCGCCGTGCTCGAAGATGCGCTGCAGCGCGAGCTCGATGCGTATGCGCGCAATCACATGGCGGCGGCGCGCGTGTGGCAGCAGGCGGGCGGCTATGCGCCGACCTTCGGCATTCTCGGCTCGGTGCTCGGGCTGATCCAGGTCACCAATCACATTCTCGACCCGGCGCAACTCGGCTCGGGGATCGCGACGGCGTTCGTCGCCACGTTGTATGGTCTCGCGCTCGCGAATCTGGTGTTTCTGCCGCTGTACGGCAAGCTCCAGGCGCAGGTCGACAGTGAAGTGCGGTTTCGCCGGCTTTATCTCGACGGACTGCTCGCGATTTCGCGCAAGGAGTCGCCGCATACGATCGAGACGCGCCTGACAGGCGAAGTGCGCGGACGCGCGGCGGAGTCGCTGGCCTAA